In Vigna angularis cultivar LongXiaoDou No.4 chromosome 8, ASM1680809v1, whole genome shotgun sequence, one DNA window encodes the following:
- the LOC128193709 gene encoding uncharacterized protein LOC128193709 translates to MEILAATRGASGASSSNAAQPNAEWSLESFLQHHPAKFSGKGLPDEADQWLRDIEKIFNAKICPDENRLAYAEYLLTGEASHWWTSARAILADAQQPVTWGVFRAKFYEEYFPDSVRFAKEVEFLQLVQGGMSVSEYTNKFKHLVRFNTMATSEVWQCRKFENGLRSDLKVLISSLCIRTFPAMVERAKVLERNMAEAERQKRSQQVSRGPIVSRGGAVQRRPPYARPNQSSQTSGSQAVVPVGQSGQGGVVCFRCGGPHYRSSCPQLVGVKHCNSCGRNGHSDHECNMSGHAVMRPPNAGRNQARGDRAQATGRVYAITGAEAASSGTLVTGTCLVHGIPCCVLFDSGATHSFISKACVEKLGIVERDMQFDLVVSTPAAGELRTSTVCIRCPIVVEGHSYKVNLICLPLKDLEIILGMDWLAANHILIDCGNKELVFPDEDEECVGCLSRRDPWTTSCA, encoded by the exons ATGGAGATACTTGCAGCAACTAGAGGTGCGTCTGGAGCATCCTCTTCAAACGCTGCTCAACCAAATGCtgaatggagcttggagagtttcctccaacaccatccggctAAGTTCAGTGGGAAGGGTCTCCCAGATGAAGCAGATCAATGGTTAAGGGATatagagaaaattttcaatgccAAGATATGCCCAGACGAGAATAGATTAGCGTACGCGGAGTATCTGTTGACGGGAGAAGCAAGTCATTGGTGGACGAGCGCGAGAGCCATTCTCGCAGACGCACAACAGCCGGTCACTTGGGGAGTGTTTAGGGctaagttttatgaagaatattttccGGACAGCGTTCGGTTTGCGAAGGAGGTGGAATTTCTACAACTAGTTCAAGGGGGTATGTCTGTTTCCGAATACACCAATAAGTTCAAGCACCTCGTCAGATTCAATACCATGGCCACGAGTGAAGTGTGGCAGTGTAGAAAGTTTGAAAACGGATTGCGAAGCGACTTGAAAGTATTGATATCCAGTTTGTGTATCCGAACGTTCCCTGCTATGGTTGAGAGAGCCAAGGTCTTGGAGAGGAACATGGCAGAAGCGGAACGTCAGAAGAGGTCGCAACAAGTGAGTAGAGGACCAATCGTGTCCAGGGGAGGAGCTGTACAGAGGAGAcctccttacgctcgtccaaatcaGTCTTCTCAGACGAGCGGATCTCAAGCAGTAGTTCCTGTCGGACAGTCTGGGCAGGGAGGTGTCGTTTGTTTCCGGTGTGGAGGGCCACATTATAGGTCTTCATGCCCTCAGTTGGTGGGAGTCAAGCACTGTAATAGTTGTGGTAGAAACGGACATTCGGATCATGAGTGCAATATGAGTGGGCATGCGGTGATGAGGCCACCCAATGCTGGAAGGAATCAGGCGAGAGGTGATCGAGCCCAAGCTACTGGACGGGTATATGCAATCACTGGAGCGGAGGCAGCGAGCTCAGGTACGCTTGTCACTGGTACTTGCCTAGTTCATGGAATACCTTGCTGTGTGTTATTTGATTCTGGGgcgacacactccttcatctcgaaggcatGTGTTGAAAAGCTGGGGATTGTGGAGAGAGAtatgcagttcgacttggtggtaTCAACACCAGCGGCTGGAGAGCTTAGGACATCTACCGTGTGCATTAGATGTCCTATTGTGGTTGAGGGGCATAGCTATAAGGTGAACTTAATTTGTTTACCTTTGAAGGACTTGGAAATCATTCTagggatggattggttggctgccaaccacattctcatagattgtggtaATAAGGAGTTAGTATTTCCGGACGAAGATGAAGAATGCGTAG GATGTCTTTCCAGAAGAGATCCTTGGACTACCTCCTGTGCGTGA
- the LOC108345294 gene encoding BAG family molecular chaperone regulator 2 — MMKLRSKRFSRSSSKLGNNGSKGAASSPEKDAKNNGEIKWELRPGGMLVQKRESNNNQSSGEGVIAVRVSTVSQWHDISIDATSTFGELKLILSLVTNLDPREQRLLFKGKEREDSEFLHMVGVRDKDKVLMLEDPATKEMKLLGMARGQPINNTCCTIAV, encoded by the exons ATGATGAAGTTGAGGTCAAAGAGGTTTTCAAGAAGCAGCTCCAAGCTTGGCAACAATGGCAGCAAAGGAGCAGCATCATCCCCAGAAAAGGATGCCAAAAACAATGGTGAAATCAAGTGGGAACTTAGGCCTGGTGGCATGCTTGTTCAGAAGAGGGAGAGTAATAATAACCAAAGTTCTGGAGAGGGAGTCATTGCTGTTAGAGTCTCCACTGTCTCACAATGGCATGACATTTCCATTGATGCCACTTCAACTTTTG GGGAACTAAAACTGATTTTGTCACTGGTGACAAATTTGGATCCCAGAGAGCAGAGGCTTCTGTTCAAGGGCAAAGAGAGGGAGGACAGTGAATTCCTTCACATGGTTGGGGTGAGAGACAAGGACAAGGTTCTAATGCTTGAGGATCCTGCAACAAAGGAGATGAAGCTTCTTGGCATGGCAAGAGGCCAACCCATTAACAATACTTGCTGTACCATCGCTGTATGA